One window from the genome of Marinibacterium anthonyi encodes:
- a CDS encoding ParA-like protein → MKTIALICQKGGTGKTTLAISLATEAIAAGLTVAIIDLDPQVSACEWSDIRQQEAPVVIDAQPARIDTVVTRARDMGVDLLLIDTAGRTEQAALAGARVADLVLVPLQPSVIDLKTIRATTDLINLAGDKQRAAVLTRVKPFGNRHTETAQWLEQQGMPVCPATIGDRITFQDAYAQGAGAIEIDPRSKAASEISEVYKYVSILLGLSDAEAGRAVHV, encoded by the coding sequence ATGAAGACAATCGCCCTCATCTGCCAGAAAGGCGGCACCGGCAAAACCACCCTTGCCATCTCGCTCGCCACCGAAGCTATCGCGGCCGGTCTGACCGTTGCCATCATCGATCTCGATCCGCAGGTGAGCGCCTGCGAATGGAGCGACATCCGCCAACAGGAAGCCCCGGTCGTCATCGACGCCCAGCCCGCCCGCATCGATACCGTGGTAACCCGCGCCCGCGACATGGGCGTGGACCTGCTGCTGATCGACACCGCCGGACGTACCGAACAGGCAGCCCTCGCAGGTGCTCGGGTTGCCGACCTGGTTCTGGTACCCCTGCAACCGTCGGTGATCGACCTGAAGACCATCCGGGCCACGACCGACCTCATCAACCTCGCGGGTGACAAACAGCGGGCCGCCGTGCTGACCCGCGTCAAACCGTTCGGCAATCGCCATACCGAAACAGCCCAATGGCTCGAACAGCAGGGTATGCCGGTCTGCCCGGCCACCATCGGTGACCGCATCACCTTCCAGGATGCCTATGCGCAAGGCGCAGGCGCTATCGAGATCGATCCCCGCAGCAAAGCCGCCAGCGAGATTTCGGAAGTATATAAGTATGTAAGTATACTTCTTGGCTTGTCTGACGCAGAAGCCGGGAGAGCGGTCCATGTCTAA
- the traC_19 gene encoding DNA primase TraC yields the protein MKQTKRKQKTAADRASRQDVYERVTSKIVADLENGVRTWMKPWNADHAAGRITHPLRANGKAYKGINIVMLWASAVEQGFAAPIWMTYKQAQELGAQVRKGSKGSLVVYANKLNREEIDEATGETVEREIPFMKGYTVFNVEQIDGLPAHFLAPALPVPDPVQKIDAAEAFFTATRADIRHGGNQACYTAGEDRIQMPHFETFRDAESYYATLAHELTHWTKHDKRLAREFGRKRWGDEGYAREELVALS from the coding sequence ATGAAACAGACGAAAAGGAAGCAGAAGACTGCCGCCGACCGTGCCAGTCGTCAGGATGTCTATGAGCGTGTCACATCGAAGATCGTGGCCGATCTGGAAAACGGCGTTCGGACATGGATGAAGCCATGGAACGCAGACCATGCCGCCGGACGGATCACCCACCCGCTGCGGGCCAATGGCAAGGCCTATAAGGGTATCAACATCGTCATGCTCTGGGCATCCGCCGTCGAGCAGGGTTTCGCGGCACCGATCTGGATGACCTACAAACAGGCGCAGGAGCTGGGCGCGCAGGTGCGTAAGGGTTCCAAAGGGTCGCTTGTGGTCTATGCCAACAAGCTGAACCGGGAGGAGATCGACGAGGCGACCGGCGAGACCGTCGAGCGGGAAATTCCCTTCATGAAGGGCTATACCGTGTTCAACGTCGAGCAAATCGACGGGCTACCGGCGCATTTCCTTGCCCCTGCCCTGCCCGTGCCCGATCCCGTGCAGAAGATCGATGCTGCTGAGGCTTTCTTTACCGCGACCCGTGCCGACATCCGCCATGGCGGCAATCAGGCCTGCTACACCGCCGGAGAGGATCGGATTCAGATGCCGCATTTTGAGACCTTCCGGGATGCGGAATCCTACTATGCCACCCTTGCCCACGAGCTGACCCACTGGACCAAGCACGACAAGCGCCTTGCGCGTGAGTTTGGCCGTAAACGCTGGGGCGACGAAGGTTACGCCCGCGAAGAGCTGGTCGCCTTATCTTGA
- a CDS encoding putative DNA primase: MFARAFSVFNIAQVDGYERPATPVLPEDERLAHAEAFITNLGVKTEFGGSEAYYRPSSDTVFMPPFTSFRDAASFYGVWLHENGHASGAKHRLDRDLSGRFGSAAYAAEECCVEILSGLVLADLGIAHHPRPDHAAYIASWLKVLKDDPKAIFTAASKAQQAADWMHAQQPHAEEVAA; this comes from the coding sequence ATGTTCGCCCGCGCATTTTCTGTCTTCAATATTGCTCAGGTGGACGGGTACGAGCGCCCGGCGACCCCTGTGCTGCCCGAAGATGAACGCCTTGCCCATGCGGAAGCGTTCATTACAAACCTGGGCGTCAAGACGGAGTTCGGTGGATCGGAAGCCTATTACCGCCCGTCGTCCGACACCGTGTTTATGCCGCCGTTCACTTCGTTTCGCGATGCCGCGTCATTCTACGGTGTCTGGCTACACGAGAATGGTCACGCCAGTGGCGCAAAGCACAGGCTCGACCGCGACCTTTCCGGTCGCTTTGGTTCGGCCGCCTATGCCGCCGAAGAATGCTGCGTGGAAATTCTCAGCGGGCTCGTCTTGGCAGACCTCGGGATCGCCCACCATCCGCGCCCCGATCATGCCGCCTATATTGCCTCGTGGCTCAAGGTCCTGAAAGACGACCCCAAGGCCATCTTCACAGCCGCCAGCAAGGCGCAGCAGGCGGCCGACTGGATGCATGCGCAGCAGCCCCATGCAGAGGAGGTAGCGGCATGA
- a CDS encoding Ribbon-helix-helix protein, copG family → MKRTMTINLTETEMAVLERLCEEKGLSKTALVRQALRLYTSVDERLARGEKVFVESADKADKTELMVL, encoded by the coding sequence ATGAAACGAACCATGACGATCAACCTGACCGAAACCGAGATGGCTGTTCTCGAACGCCTGTGTGAAGAGAAGGGCCTATCCAAGACGGCGCTCGTACGTCAGGCGCTGCGGCTCTACACATCGGTCGATGAGCGGCTGGCGCGTGGTGAGAAGGTTTTCGTCGAAAGTGCCGACAAGGCTGACAAGACCGAGCTGATGGTCCTGTGA
- a CDS encoding CRISPR-associated protein Cas9/Csn1, subtype II/NMEMI: MGFRLGLSITPKAIGWCLVELDATGSAASIRDLGTRVFSPNDAAGRDPATGEPLGAQRREARRSRRRYKHLRQRKQQLMSVLIDAGLMPSDEAARKQLELRDPYELRARAVHEALSPHEVGRALFHLGRRRGFRPARADARDSRSGVRYEAAARLETAIENAGAPTVGAFLAGLHRHNQTNRQGKTRPVRFRPRGEGEGSLWTARRDMTEAELVTIWAEQRRHRPEVFTDELFDRLSSVLLHQRPSGRAPVGRCRIRPEDEQAPRGLPSVEAFELLCKLALLELDRGAAGCRHLRVEERDQLRRLIEERRGTVGFPAMRKLLGISDDYRFTAERQGVRGIDPPRLTQKLAAITGPRWQSMSLDERDELAALLIGAEDNEDLRDRLRAQYSWLDEDQCAELAKLPLPGGHSAFGRGAMGVLLPLLETGTTEIMDPEAGRCSTSPITLDEAMTQLGWATDAHPERHSCLPPYWDVAALQGSLVNGRVRDPSLHIALGQLRHVVNAIIDAHGRPEGIVVEIDRELKLSRKALLKRNSALRKTRKDEADHEEWLRSNGLPDSWEHRLRLRLYDELPENKKLCVYSGRTLDRASLFDGTVVIDHILPMALTLDDSLANKVLCCRSAWEDKRGRLVTDAFNDPSGARLGEIVARADALLPGKAWRFRPDALARLGKSGDPLQRHLADRQHVSRTVRTYLEAICPFPATAASTGRLRRWLRHGWGIAGLPERECWGLREHAADAAIAACLDSRTLDGLAGLFCDGTTATVPEPFSGFSAQLQDKLTFMIVSHRPDRSASGPLHRDTAFGRADDEIDGKRFGLVTRKPVSALTGRDMVRVRDPALRERLKAARACGETLAGIRHVRVLDLGEAITVRHGPEGRFEKAFQPHGNHCVSIFERTDERWEGQAVTLFEAVQSQAIRNRAEHRRPVMRLYKGDMLRLKEEDGALTFWVVRKLDPANNRVGLVAHDRIGPFPSTAYRQVSYNGLKALEAGLAGVSILGKVSRI; the protein is encoded by the coding sequence ATGGGTTTTCGTTTAGGTCTTTCGATAACGCCAAAGGCGATTGGCTGGTGCCTGGTCGAATTGGATGCGACCGGCAGCGCGGCCTCGATCCGCGATCTCGGAACGCGGGTCTTCTCGCCGAACGACGCCGCCGGGCGGGACCCGGCGACCGGTGAACCGCTCGGTGCGCAGCGACGTGAGGCACGCCGGTCGCGGCGGCGCTACAAACATCTGAGGCAGCGCAAACAGCAGCTCATGAGCGTGCTGATCGATGCCGGGTTGATGCCGTCCGATGAGGCTGCCCGGAAACAACTGGAACTGCGTGACCCCTATGAGCTCCGGGCGCGGGCGGTACACGAAGCCCTGTCGCCGCATGAGGTAGGTCGCGCACTGTTCCATCTCGGGCGCAGACGGGGCTTCAGACCGGCGCGGGCAGACGCACGCGACAGCCGCAGCGGCGTGCGGTACGAAGCGGCCGCGCGGCTGGAAACCGCAATAGAGAATGCTGGCGCACCGACTGTCGGCGCATTCCTCGCCGGGCTTCACCGGCACAACCAGACCAACCGGCAGGGAAAAACAAGGCCGGTACGGTTCCGGCCTCGTGGCGAGGGCGAAGGATCGCTCTGGACGGCCCGCCGGGACATGACAGAAGCAGAACTGGTTACGATCTGGGCCGAACAGCGCAGGCACCGACCGGAAGTGTTCACCGATGAGCTGTTCGACCGGCTGAGCAGCGTACTGCTGCATCAGCGCCCGTCGGGTCGCGCTCCGGTCGGGCGATGCCGCATCCGGCCCGAAGACGAGCAGGCTCCGCGCGGTCTGCCTTCAGTTGAGGCCTTCGAGCTCCTGTGCAAGCTCGCACTGCTGGAGCTGGATCGCGGAGCGGCAGGGTGCAGGCACTTGCGGGTGGAAGAGCGGGACCAGCTGCGCAGGCTGATCGAGGAGCGACGTGGAACTGTCGGTTTCCCGGCAATGCGCAAGCTGCTGGGGATCTCCGACGACTATCGCTTCACAGCAGAACGGCAGGGGGTACGGGGCATCGACCCGCCGCGTCTGACGCAAAAACTGGCAGCCATTACCGGTCCGCGATGGCAAAGCATGTCGCTGGACGAGAGGGACGAACTTGCCGCGCTGCTTATCGGCGCGGAAGACAATGAGGACCTGCGAGACCGCTTGCGGGCGCAATACAGCTGGCTCGATGAAGATCAGTGTGCAGAGCTTGCGAAATTGCCGCTGCCCGGTGGACACAGCGCATTCGGGCGCGGTGCGATGGGGGTACTGCTACCGCTCCTCGAAACCGGCACGACCGAGATCATGGACCCGGAGGCCGGGCGGTGCTCCACCAGCCCGATCACCCTAGACGAGGCGATGACGCAGCTCGGCTGGGCAACAGATGCTCACCCGGAGCGCCATAGCTGCCTGCCGCCCTATTGGGACGTGGCAGCGCTCCAGGGCAGCTTGGTCAACGGGCGCGTCCGCGATCCGAGCCTGCATATCGCGCTCGGTCAGCTCCGTCATGTGGTCAACGCCATCATAGACGCCCATGGCAGGCCAGAGGGGATCGTGGTCGAGATCGACCGTGAGCTGAAGCTGAGCAGGAAGGCGCTGCTGAAGCGGAACAGCGCGCTCAGGAAAACCAGGAAGGACGAAGCGGATCACGAAGAATGGCTCCGCTCGAACGGACTGCCCGACAGCTGGGAGCACCGGCTGCGCCTCCGCCTCTATGACGAGCTACCGGAGAACAAGAAGCTCTGTGTCTATTCCGGCCGCACGCTGGATCGTGCCAGCCTGTTCGACGGCACGGTGGTGATCGATCATATCCTGCCGATGGCCCTGACCCTTGACGACAGTCTCGCCAACAAGGTGCTGTGCTGTCGATCTGCCTGGGAAGACAAGCGCGGCAGGCTGGTAACCGATGCCTTCAATGATCCGTCGGGGGCGCGACTTGGAGAGATCGTTGCCCGAGCCGATGCCCTGCTGCCGGGCAAGGCCTGGCGCTTCCGGCCTGATGCGCTGGCCCGTCTCGGCAAATCCGGGGACCCACTTCAGCGGCATCTGGCAGACCGGCAGCATGTGTCGCGGACGGTCAGGACCTATCTGGAAGCGATCTGCCCGTTTCCTGCGACGGCTGCCTCTACGGGACGGCTGCGTCGTTGGTTGAGACATGGCTGGGGCATTGCGGGTCTGCCCGAGCGTGAGTGCTGGGGGCTGCGCGAACATGCGGCCGATGCAGCGATAGCTGCCTGTCTCGACAGCAGGACGCTGGATGGGCTCGCAGGGCTGTTCTGCGACGGGACAACGGCAACCGTCCCCGAGCCCTTCAGCGGGTTCTCTGCACAGCTTCAGGACAAGCTGACATTCATGATCGTCAGCCACCGACCGGACCGAAGTGCCAGCGGACCTTTGCACCGCGACACCGCTTTCGGTAGGGCCGATGACGAGATCGACGGTAAACGGTTCGGCCTTGTTACGCGAAAGCCGGTGTCCGCGCTGACGGGGCGGGACATGGTGCGGGTCCGCGACCCGGCATTACGCGAGCGGCTGAAGGCTGCGCGGGCCTGCGGAGAAACCCTGGCCGGTATCCGGCATGTGCGCGTCCTCGACCTGGGCGAGGCGATCACCGTTCGACACGGCCCGGAAGGCCGGTTCGAGAAAGCCTTCCAGCCCCACGGCAACCATTGCGTTTCGATTTTTGAGCGCACGGATGAACGCTGGGAGGGGCAGGCTGTGACACTATTCGAGGCGGTACAGTCTCAGGCGATCCGGAACCGTGCCGAACATCGGCGACCGGTCATGCGGTTATACAAAGGCGATATGCTGCGCCTAAAGGAAGAGGACGGCGCATTGACCTTCTGGGTGGTGCGCAAGCTCGATCCGGCGAACAACCGGGTAGGACTGGTCGCACATGACCGCATTGGACCGTTCCCCTCCACGGCCTATCGGCAGGTATCCTACAACGGGCTGAAGGCGCTCGAAGCGGGGCTGGCCGGGGTCTCGATCCTTGGGAAGGTTTCGCGCATATGA
- the cya_14 gene encoding Cyclolysin — protein MTTFTFSEALADPASVASFDASADALVFETGSATGVVVRPSGSSTSFTVGADTVTLPIAFATITTSNIRFSDGSVLVIGDNNTSTSLDEIGQTYDAVAGGAGTIDLPAAENNVVFGLGGADTATLTGASGNNVVYGNAGGDTILGGNNAGRDTLYGGQGDDSVTAAGTASDILYGNLGADTLTSSGAGDTLYGGQGNDIMVGAGGADLMYGNLDNDSMTAAAGDDTLYGGAGNDTIIGTSGANVLYGNLDNDTMTGGTATDTMYGGQGADTVNGGTGADVLFGNAGDDILDGQGDADILYGGAGADTLTAGTGDVADVLYGGAGNDVLYGGEGSNVLYGGAGDNTFFLTETNGGDLVIAEDGNDTFVITDISGTVVADTLVGGAGNDVFSINTPGGGEVNSLFVGGEGSDTVILGSSSSVAELTGNITFGTGAQISGVENVLIHLADATPGQSISFAGLTDGLAISAGSQIASNGSQPLSIIGSQGADTITATAGADTLSGNDGNDIITGGAGTDTLGGTGAAEAGNDTLYGGDAADSMNGGDGDDVLFGDAGGDILLGEAGTDSLNGGAGTDSLTGGAGADTLTGGSEADIFIYSASSESGATVAANTTVTFDTVTDFATGTDDFQFDEVGALNFTGGGATSATVTALTISNVADFASLDAALTAANSATALVASTATVAQVYDVTITGTGLAAAGITHLVIVNDDDAGVDAANDVMINLTGTSSSALAAGDFTFIA, from the coding sequence ATGACTACTTTTACGTTTTCCGAGGCATTAGCAGATCCCGCTTCTGTCGCAAGCTTTGATGCATCAGCAGATGCATTGGTTTTCGAAACAGGCTCCGCTACAGGCGTAGTTGTTCGTCCATCAGGTAGCAGCACCAGCTTCACTGTCGGCGCCGATACCGTAACCCTACCAATCGCCTTTGCTACTATCACCACATCAAACATTCGCTTCTCTGATGGCTCTGTGTTGGTGATCGGTGACAACAATACGTCCACGTCTCTTGACGAGATCGGTCAAACCTATGATGCGGTCGCAGGTGGTGCGGGCACCATTGATCTTCCTGCCGCCGAGAATAACGTCGTGTTTGGTCTTGGCGGTGCAGACACAGCCACTCTGACCGGCGCTTCCGGAAACAACGTCGTCTATGGTAATGCCGGTGGCGATACCATTCTTGGTGGCAACAACGCAGGTCGTGACACGCTCTATGGCGGCCAAGGCGATGACTCTGTCACCGCTGCCGGTACAGCAAGCGATATTCTGTATGGCAACCTCGGTGCTGATACCCTGACTTCCAGTGGTGCAGGTGATACCCTTTATGGTGGTCAAGGCAATGACATCATGGTCGGCGCTGGCGGTGCCGATCTTATGTATGGCAACCTCGACAATGACAGCATGACTGCTGCCGCCGGTGATGACACCCTCTACGGCGGTGCCGGGAATGACACGATCATTGGAACCAGTGGTGCCAACGTTCTTTATGGCAACCTCGACAATGATACCATGACTGGTGGTACTGCTACCGACACCATGTATGGTGGTCAGGGCGCTGATACCGTAAACGGCGGCACCGGTGCCGACGTTTTGTTTGGCAATGCCGGTGACGACATCTTGGACGGCCAGGGTGATGCTGACATTCTCTACGGCGGTGCAGGTGCTGATACCCTGACGGCTGGAACTGGCGATGTTGCTGACGTGCTGTATGGTGGCGCAGGCAATGACGTTCTCTACGGCGGCGAAGGTTCAAATGTGCTGTATGGCGGCGCAGGCGATAACACCTTCTTCCTGACAGAAACAAACGGTGGTGATCTGGTTATTGCGGAAGACGGCAACGATACTTTCGTAATCACCGACATTTCCGGTACTGTTGTCGCAGACACTCTGGTTGGCGGCGCAGGCAACGATGTGTTTTCTATCAACACCCCCGGTGGCGGTGAAGTGAACAGCCTGTTTGTCGGCGGCGAAGGTTCGGATACCGTTATCCTCGGCAGCTCCAGCTCAGTTGCAGAACTGACAGGCAATATCACTTTTGGTACTGGCGCTCAGATTTCCGGTGTGGAAAATGTGCTTATCCACCTTGCAGATGCAACGCCAGGCCAAAGCATTTCATTTGCTGGTCTGACTGATGGTCTGGCCATTTCTGCCGGATCACAAATTGCATCCAATGGTAGCCAACCGCTGAGCATCATCGGCTCTCAGGGCGCTGATACCATTACTGCTACCGCTGGCGCTGATACCCTGAGCGGCAATGATGGTAATGACATCATCACTGGCGGCGCAGGTACCGATACCCTGGGTGGCACTGGTGCTGCAGAAGCAGGCAACGATACCCTCTATGGCGGCGATGCTGCAGATAGCATGAATGGCGGCGACGGGGATGACGTACTGTTCGGTGATGCGGGCGGCGATATCCTGCTTGGTGAAGCTGGTACTGATTCACTGAATGGTGGTGCTGGTACTGACTCACTAACCGGTGGCGCTGGTGCTGACACCCTGACCGGTGGTAGCGAAGCAGATATCTTTATCTACTCAGCTTCTTCTGAATCTGGTGCAACCGTTGCAGCAAACACCACAGTTACTTTCGATACGGTAACGGACTTCGCGACTGGTACAGACGACTTCCAGTTCGATGAAGTTGGTGCTCTCAACTTCACGGGCGGTGGTGCAACATCTGCAACCGTAACTGCACTCACCATTTCGAATGTTGCAGATTTTGCAAGCCTGGACGCAGCCCTTACCGCAGCGAACAGCGCAACGGCATTGGTTGCATCAACAGCTACGGTCGCTCAAGTCTATGATGTTACCATCACAGGAACTGGATTGGCTGCAGCAGGCATTACCCACCTGGTAATTGTCAATGATGACGATGCGGGTGTTGATGCGGCAAACGACGTTATGATCAATCTGACCGGAACGTCTTCTTCTGCCCTGGCAGCAGGTGACTTTACGTTTATTGCGTAA
- the hin_4 gene encoding DNA-invertase hin has translation MLVGYARVSTQDQKPQLQLDALSAAGCEKVFEEKASGAQRDRPQLAAAIDYMRSGDTLVVWKLDRLARSMKQLIETVEGLDARGIGFRSLTEAIDTTTPGGKLVFHIFGALAEFERSIIRERTTAGLRAARDRGRLGGRPPALSDDDLTAARAMLRDPAITVEQVAKRLGVAPSTLYRHIPGGRGALAPTLTISAED, from the coding sequence GTGCTTGTCGGTTACGCCCGCGTCTCTACCCAGGATCAGAAGCCGCAGCTTCAGCTCGACGCGCTGTCGGCGGCCGGATGCGAGAAGGTCTTCGAGGAAAAGGCTTCCGGCGCGCAACGCGACCGCCCGCAACTAGCCGCTGCCATCGACTACATGCGCTCAGGCGATACCCTTGTTGTCTGGAAGCTTGACCGGCTGGCGCGCTCGATGAAGCAGCTGATCGAAACTGTGGAGGGGCTGGACGCGCGCGGCATTGGATTCCGCTCGCTGACGGAGGCCATCGACACCACCACGCCGGGCGGCAAGCTCGTCTTTCACATCTTCGGTGCCCTGGCCGAGTTCGAGCGCTCGATCATTCGTGAGCGCACCACAGCCGGGCTCCGGGCGGCGCGTGATCGCGGGCGGCTCGGAGGACGCCCGCCTGCCCTCTCGGACGATGATCTGACCGCAGCACGAGCAATGCTGCGCGATCCGGCAATTACGGTCGAACAGGTTGCAAAGCGCTTGGGTGTGGCACCGTCTACGCTCTATCGTCATATTCCGGGGGGACGCGGAGCTCTCGCGCCAACGCTGACCATCAGCGCCGAGGACTAG